One region of Synechococcus sp. UW69 genomic DNA includes:
- the rodA gene encoding rod shape-determining protein RodA → MFSRRDRRRPHREWVLWGVPIGMIAIAGVLIASTQRQADYADWYHHWITAAFGVLLALGLERLPLQRLRPLLLPVYGLTVISLIAVRVIGTTALGAQRWISIGGVHVQPSEFAKIAAILLVAAVLSRHPVERPIDLMRPLGVIAVPWLLVFIQPDLGTSLVFGALMLTMLYWSGMPIEWVILLLSPLVTALLSGLLPWAMGIWIPLMVVVSYRSLPWKRLAATATLAIHSAMAAVTPWLWMHGLKDYQRDRLVLFLDPSKDPLGGGYHLLQSTVGIGSGGVLGTGLLQGQLTKLRFIPEQHTDFIFSALGEETGFVGCLLVVLGFAALMARLLQVARNARTDFESLVVIGIGTMLMFQVVVNIFMTIGLGPVTGIPLPFLSYGRSAMVVNFIALGLCLSVVRQSRRSLAQLR, encoded by the coding sequence ATGTTCAGCCGACGTGACCGCCGCAGACCGCACCGGGAGTGGGTGCTCTGGGGTGTTCCGATCGGGATGATCGCCATCGCCGGGGTGCTGATCGCCAGCACACAACGCCAGGCGGACTACGCCGACTGGTATCACCACTGGATCACCGCGGCCTTTGGGGTGCTGCTGGCGCTGGGACTGGAACGCCTGCCACTTCAGCGGCTCCGACCGCTGCTACTTCCTGTCTATGGCCTGACCGTGATCAGTCTGATAGCGGTACGGGTCATTGGAACCACGGCGCTGGGGGCCCAACGCTGGATCAGCATCGGCGGGGTTCATGTTCAGCCGTCGGAATTCGCCAAGATCGCCGCGATCCTGCTTGTGGCAGCGGTGTTGTCACGACACCCGGTGGAACGACCGATCGATCTCATGCGTCCGCTGGGGGTGATCGCCGTGCCTTGGCTCCTGGTGTTCATCCAGCCTGATCTGGGCACATCCCTTGTCTTCGGCGCCCTGATGCTCACGATGCTCTATTGGTCGGGAATGCCAATTGAGTGGGTGATTCTTTTGCTGTCACCGCTGGTGACGGCCCTTCTGTCAGGGCTTCTCCCCTGGGCCATGGGGATCTGGATCCCACTGATGGTCGTTGTCTCCTACCGCTCCCTGCCCTGGAAGCGCCTGGCGGCAACAGCAACCTTGGCCATCCACAGCGCCATGGCGGCAGTGACACCATGGCTTTGGATGCATGGCCTGAAGGACTACCAACGGGATCGTTTGGTGCTGTTCCTTGACCCCAGCAAGGATCCCCTCGGCGGGGGGTATCACCTCCTTCAAAGCACCGTGGGCATCGGTTCAGGCGGCGTCTTGGGGACGGGCCTTCTTCAAGGGCAACTGACCAAACTGCGGTTCATTCCCGAACAACACACCGATTTCATCTTCAGCGCTCTAGGCGAGGAGACGGGGTTTGTTGGGTGTCTCCTCGTGGTTCTTGGCTTTGCTGCATTGATGGCGCGGTTGCTTCAAGTCGCGCGCAATGCCCGCACCGACTTCGAATCGCTCGTGGTGATCGGAATCGGCACGATGCTGATGTTTCAAGTGGTGGTCAACATCTTCATGACCATTGGCCTGGGCCCTGTCACTGGAATCCCCCTGCCCTTCCTGAGCTATGGGCGCTCAGCGATGGTTGTGAATTTCATCGCCCTCGGCCTCTGCCTCTCTGTGGTTCGGCAGAGCCGTCGCTCCTTGGCACAACTCCGTTGA
- a CDS encoding N-acetylmuramoyl-L-alanine amidase: protein MRLPAWIQRRRFATGLAITGLSLVTLAMTKAAEQRNWLSTPGSKEQPAEQLAEQLAPAPPDPKPCPAPATPDPLLGPRTKESGSWVGSSPVQTNLPIVVMAGHADSQGTASPGTPGYAVDQQNRPPMQPGIRDELFWNREVQAAVVSQGKARGLNIRSYTPPSITIANDNHPSTNWSKAKVFSERGEYVLEIHFDAYRPHGFGSGLIPVLANVRALNVVDESLAKAFGRFPRNFRGGLGGPRRGIGILEIAMLEPPLETKLRDPSTREQTVNCLAERVVNALVQGVS from the coding sequence ATGCGTCTGCCGGCCTGGATTCAACGGCGTCGCTTTGCCACAGGCCTTGCCATCACAGGGCTGTCCCTGGTGACGCTCGCCATGACCAAGGCTGCTGAACAGCGCAATTGGCTGAGCACACCAGGGTCGAAAGAGCAACCAGCAGAGCAACTAGCAGAGCAACTAGCGCCGGCACCGCCAGACCCAAAACCCTGTCCCGCACCCGCCACGCCAGACCCGCTGCTGGGCCCGCGCACGAAGGAATCCGGGAGCTGGGTCGGTAGCAGCCCTGTTCAAACCAACTTGCCGATCGTCGTCATGGCAGGACACGCCGACTCCCAGGGCACCGCCAGTCCTGGAACACCGGGTTATGCCGTGGATCAGCAAAACCGTCCGCCGATGCAACCGGGCATTCGGGATGAGCTGTTCTGGAACCGCGAGGTTCAGGCTGCTGTTGTCAGCCAAGGCAAAGCACGTGGCTTGAACATCCGGTCTTACACCCCTCCCTCAATCACCATCGCGAACGACAACCACCCTTCCACCAACTGGTCGAAAGCCAAAGTGTTTTCCGAACGCGGGGAATATGTACTAGAGATCCATTTCGATGCCTACCGGCCCCATGGCTTCGGCTCAGGCCTGATTCCCGTGCTCGCGAACGTGCGTGCACTCAATGTCGTCGATGAAAGCTTGGCCAAGGCCTTTGGACGATTCCCACGGAATTTTCGAGGAGGCCTTGGAGGTCCAAGGCGTGGCATCGGGATTCTTGAAATCGCCATGCTTGAACCCCCCCTCGAAACCAAGCTCAGAGATCCGAGCACAAGGGAGCAAACCGTGAACTGCCTGGCCGAGCGCGTGGTGAACGCACTCGTTCAGGGCGTCAGTTAG
- a CDS encoding helix-turn-helix transcriptional regulator, producing the protein MFSRRKPSRTCLADIEQYFHQPPPQFLDLELAVCWILECLLKDDNYPSALLQKLIQEEPQLRLSETVLQQALDFLEQQGSISSYTQRCPSRGRPRRMLHLQSDARNEAERLMAPWRSWLDAHRFALN; encoded by the coding sequence GTGTTCTCCCGCAGAAAGCCATCGCGCACCTGCCTGGCAGACATCGAGCAGTACTTCCACCAGCCACCGCCACAATTTCTCGACCTGGAACTGGCTGTCTGCTGGATCCTTGAGTGCCTGCTCAAAGACGACAACTATCCCTCCGCGCTCCTGCAGAAATTGATCCAGGAAGAGCCACAACTACGGCTCTCTGAAACCGTGCTGCAGCAGGCTCTGGATTTTCTCGAGCAACAGGGCTCAATTAGCAGCTACACCCAACGCTGCCCGAGTCGTGGACGACCACGGCGCATGCTGCATCTTCAATCGGATGCCCGCAATGAAGCCGAGCGACTCATGGCCCCCTGGCGCAGCTGGCTGGACGCACACCGATTTGCGTTGAACTAA
- the hemF gene encoding oxygen-dependent coproporphyrinogen oxidase, which produces MVRSLIRRVLGRQDVGVSNSTLELPPSDSRDRARAMVMGLQDEICSGLEALDGEGRFAEESWVRPEGGGGRSRVMREGRVFEQGGVNFSEVQGEELPPSILKQRPEAKGHPWFATGTSMVLHPRNPYIPTVHLNYRYFEAGPVWWFGGGADLTPYYPFLDDARHFHRTHQAACDSVHPDLHKVFKPWCDEYFFLKHRGETRGVGGIFYDYQDANGTLYKGQDPAGPAAQVSVRLGARPLSWEQLFSLGQANGRAFLPSYAPIVEKRHPMAYGDREREFQLYRRGRYVEFNLVWDRGTIFGLQTNGRTESILMSLPPLVRWEYGYTAEAGSREALLTELFTKPQDWLGDSTLEDRCRPHGAIN; this is translated from the coding sequence ATGGTCCGCTCCCTGATTCGCCGCGTCCTCGGACGCCAGGACGTGGGTGTCAGCAACTCCACCCTCGAGCTTCCCCCCAGCGACTCCAGAGATCGGGCTCGGGCAATGGTGATGGGGCTTCAAGACGAGATCTGCTCTGGTCTGGAAGCTCTCGATGGTGAAGGTCGCTTTGCAGAGGAAAGTTGGGTGCGGCCTGAAGGGGGTGGTGGCCGCTCCAGGGTGATGCGTGAGGGCCGTGTCTTTGAACAAGGCGGCGTGAATTTCTCAGAGGTTCAAGGGGAAGAACTGCCTCCATCCATCCTCAAGCAGCGTCCGGAGGCGAAGGGTCATCCCTGGTTCGCCACGGGGACGTCGATGGTGCTGCATCCGCGCAACCCCTACATCCCAACGGTTCACCTCAATTACCGCTACTTCGAAGCTGGCCCGGTGTGGTGGTTTGGAGGGGGCGCCGACCTGACCCCCTATTACCCCTTCCTCGACGATGCACGCCATTTTCATCGCACCCATCAGGCGGCCTGTGATTCGGTTCATCCGGATCTGCACAAGGTCTTCAAGCCCTGGTGCGATGAGTACTTCTTTTTGAAGCACCGTGGTGAGACCCGCGGCGTCGGCGGCATTTTTTACGACTATCAAGACGCCAACGGCACGCTTTACAAGGGACAGGACCCGGCGGGCCCAGCCGCCCAGGTGTCTGTACGTTTGGGGGCCAGACCGTTGAGCTGGGAGCAGCTGTTCTCGCTCGGCCAGGCCAACGGCAGAGCCTTCCTTCCCTCCTATGCACCCATCGTTGAGAAGCGTCACCCGATGGCTTATGGCGACCGCGAGAGAGAGTTCCAGCTCTATCGCCGTGGCAGGTACGTGGAATTCAACCTGGTCTGGGATCGCGGCACGATTTTCGGATTGCAGACCAATGGGCGTACGGAATCGATCCTGATGTCTCTGCCCCCGCTCGTGCGCTGGGAGTATGGCTACACCGCAGAGGCCGGATCAAGGGAGGCCCTGCTGACCGAGCTGTTCACCAAGCCTCAGGATTGGCTTGGGGATTCCACCCTCGAAGACCGTTGCCGCCCCCATGGAGCGATCAACTAA
- a CDS encoding Mrp/NBP35 family ATP-binding protein, giving the protein MNPVEQANHALQQVKDAGSGKSALELGWIEQIRISPPRAVFRLSLPGFAQGQRDRIVTEARETLLSIDGIDDVQIEIGQPPSQGGIGQAGHGQPAERQSIPGVRQVIAVSSGKGGVGKSTVAVNLACALAQTGLRVGLLDADIYGPNAPTMLGVADQTPEVQGSGDQQRIVPIETCGIAMVSMGLLIDDHQPVIWRGPMLNGIIRQFLYQAEWGERDVLVVDLPPGTGDAQLSLAQAVPMAGVVIVTTPQQVSLQDARRGLAMFRQMGIPVLGVVENMSAFIPPDRPDCRYALFGSGGGAQLASDYDVPLLAQIPMEMPVQEGGDTGRPIVINRSESASAAEFKGLADAVLKAVTQPA; this is encoded by the coding sequence ATGAACCCGGTCGAGCAGGCCAACCACGCCCTCCAGCAAGTCAAAGATGCCGGCAGTGGCAAATCGGCACTGGAGCTCGGCTGGATCGAACAAATCCGCATCAGCCCGCCGCGGGCCGTGTTTCGCCTCAGCCTTCCCGGCTTCGCCCAAGGTCAGAGAGACCGAATCGTGACCGAGGCACGGGAAACTCTGCTGAGCATCGACGGCATCGACGACGTCCAGATTGAGATCGGCCAACCACCAAGCCAGGGGGGGATTGGCCAAGCAGGCCACGGACAGCCGGCTGAACGCCAGTCGATCCCAGGAGTGCGCCAGGTGATTGCTGTGAGCAGCGGCAAGGGAGGCGTCGGCAAGAGCACCGTGGCGGTCAATCTGGCCTGCGCACTCGCCCAGACCGGCCTGCGGGTTGGGCTCCTGGACGCCGATATCTACGGCCCCAACGCACCAACCATGCTGGGTGTGGCTGATCAAACGCCGGAGGTGCAGGGAAGCGGAGATCAGCAGCGGATTGTCCCGATCGAAACCTGCGGAATCGCCATGGTGTCCATGGGTCTGCTGATCGATGATCACCAGCCCGTGATCTGGCGTGGCCCGATGCTGAACGGCATCATTCGTCAGTTTCTCTACCAGGCCGAATGGGGTGAAAGGGACGTTCTTGTCGTCGACCTTCCGCCGGGCACCGGTGATGCGCAGTTGTCCCTGGCCCAGGCAGTTCCGATGGCAGGAGTTGTGATCGTGACCACCCCGCAACAGGTATCGCTGCAAGATGCGCGAAGGGGACTTGCCATGTTCCGGCAGATGGGCATTCCCGTCCTCGGCGTGGTGGAGAACATGAGCGCCTTCATTCCTCCGGATCGTCCCGACTGCCGTTATGCCCTCTTCGGCAGTGGCGGCGGAGCCCAACTCGCCTCCGACTACGACGTTCCTCTTCTGGCCCAAATTCCGATGGAAATGCCTGTGCAGGAAGGTGGAGACACAGGACGGCCGATCGTGATCAATCGCAGCGAATCAGCCAGCGCCGCAGAGTTCAAGGGGCTCGCAGATGCAGTGCTGAAGGCCGTCACCCAGCCCGCCTGA
- a CDS encoding cofactor assembly of complex C subunit B, with protein sequence MPAGFQSTLLLTVLLAIGLVFFLRAASKDRTTVVDVMSPQPPLTVLDGLSAWLEARGWSRDGGDAERQVLRFKGKVASSQPLAVLLSLLAAIGSACFALVLRQLSPQLHWWPLLLIGVGPMAGALYTRRASRTEALELQLLPPPEGEGSAIRLRAHRDELIAIELELAETLELASDGSLLSSPI encoded by the coding sequence ATGCCTGCAGGATTCCAATCCACTCTCCTGCTGACCGTTCTGCTGGCGATTGGCCTGGTGTTCTTCCTGCGGGCAGCAAGCAAAGACCGAACCACTGTTGTGGATGTGATGTCTCCCCAACCGCCCTTGACCGTTCTCGACGGGCTCAGCGCTTGGCTGGAGGCTCGCGGTTGGAGCCGAGATGGCGGAGATGCAGAGCGGCAGGTGCTCCGCTTTAAGGGGAAGGTGGCATCCAGCCAACCCCTGGCCGTCCTGCTGTCTCTACTGGCTGCCATCGGCTCCGCTTGCTTCGCCCTGGTTCTGCGTCAGCTGTCACCACAACTGCACTGGTGGCCCCTGCTGTTGATTGGCGTCGGACCTATGGCCGGAGCTCTTTACACACGACGAGCCTCACGCACAGAAGCCTTAGAACTGCAGTTGCTACCTCCTCCAGAGGGAGAAGGCAGCGCCATTCGCTTGCGGGCCCATCGCGACGAATTGATCGCGATCGAACTGGAACTGGCCGAGACCCTTGAACTCGCCAGTGATGGATCCCTGCTCTCCTCCCCCATCTGA